A stretch of Macadamia integrifolia cultivar HAES 741 chromosome 7, SCU_Mint_v3, whole genome shotgun sequence DNA encodes these proteins:
- the LOC122083960 gene encoding B3 domain-containing transcription factor FUS3-like isoform X3, whose protein sequence is MQGDKIDDESDRIEGSHELLEVDLVAATSFGANRKKRMARQRRVNLLNPPFASLPTSNSHVPAHSQLQDRLTPPEIDARRLRFLLQKELRNSDVSSLGRMRAAEAYLPALDAKEGFPIDMNDMNGQRVWNFKYRFWPNNNSRMYVLENTGEFVRAHGLQSGDFIMLYKDEQSQKYVIRARKSWDQDILCDYTMNDLFDINTYNDRSVPDIEVNKSSYLPVNVATGDDPCMSLLGDNTFFDEFPLTFSGEPVLDYPRLEPITSFGSVDNVSFDDFL, encoded by the exons ATGCAGGGAGACAAGATCGACGATGAGTCGGATCGGATCGAAGGGAGTCATGAGCTCCTCGAAGTCGATCTCGTTGCTGCCACCAGTTTCGGAGCCAATCGAAAGAAAAGGATGGCAAGACAGAGGCGAGTTAACCTCCTCAACCCGCCTTTTGCCTCACTACCCACCTCGAACTCTCACGTGCCCGCTCATTCTCAGCTTCAGGACCGTCTCACTCCTCCG GAAATTGATGCAAGGAGGTTGAGGTTCCTCCTTCAAAAGGAGCTTCGAAACAGTGACGTGAGCTCCCTTGGGAGAATG AGAGCAGCAGAAGCTTATCTCCCAGCCCTTGATGCTAAGGAAGGTTTCCCCATCGACATGAACGATATGAATGGTCAACGAGTGTGGAACTTCAAATATAG GTTTTGGCCCAATAACAATAGTCGAATGTATGTTCTCGAGAACACTG GGGAGTTTGTAAGGGCTCATGGCTTGCAATCTGGAGACTTCATTATGCTGTATAAAGATGAACAAAGCCAGAAATAT GTTATTCGAGCTCGGAAATCTTGGGATCAAGACATTTTATGTGATTACACAATGAATGACTTATTCGATATCAACACTTACAATGATCGCTCTGTTCCTGACATTGAGGTAAACAAATCTAGTTACCTCCCAGTAAATGTAGCCACAGGGGATGATCCATGCATGTCACTCCTTGGTGACAACACCTTCTTCGATGAATTCCCGTTAACTTTTTCAGGTGAACCAGTGCTAGACTACCCAAGGCTTGAGCCAATAACAAGCTTTGGATCTGTCGATAATGTATCTTTCGATGACTTCTTATAA
- the LOC122084562 gene encoding putative disease resistance protein RGA1 isoform X1, with translation MYDVLEGLEPHSNLKKFSMEQFHGLKCPTWMASGLSAFKNLIFFKLEWCPRLEYVPTLGELPLLSFLHLYFIRVKCLGWEFYSSSNSTGSTSSGTVAFPSLKKLKLFDMPDLVEWLEVLPNFFPSLEKLSINYCPKLKIMPSRFPSLKSLHFYETNEMALSSLSCKLNSLNHLRITACPDLKSVPERLLQNNAHVLQKVKISHCQKLETIFRSEGREGYPIPLVFPSLQSLEIEKCPSVKPLLDIQGMTSLQKLELKDFAELKSLPEGLQQLTMLESLRMGRFPEGMDYIKGEEDLQHPVSLRCRRLIGWPQHKNLRDQLKHLTKLT, from the coding sequence ATGTATGATGTGTTAGAAGGCTTAGAACCTCATTCAAACTTGAAAAAGTTTTCAATGGAACAATTTCATGGTTTAAAATGTCCAACATGGATGGCAAGTGGTTTGTCTGCAttcaaaaatttgatttttttcaaacTTGAATGGTGCCCTAGATTGGAATATGTCCCAACTCTTGGGGAGCTACCTTTACTTAGTTTCCTTCACTTATATTTTATAAGGGTGAAATGTCTTGGTTGGGAATTCTATTCTAGCAGCAATAGTACTGGATCAACTTCTTCAGGGACAGTTGCATTTCCATCGCTTAAGAAACTAAAGCTATTTGACATGCCTGATTTGGTTGAGTGGTTGGAGGTGTTGCCTAATTTCTTTCCATCTCTTGAGAAGTTGTCAATCAATTATTGCCCCAAGCTGAAAATCATGCCAAGTCGATTCCCTTCCCTCAAAAGCTTACACTTTTATGAAACAAATGAGATGGCACTAAGTTCATTGTCATGCAAGCTTAACTCTCTCAACCATCTTCGTATTACTGCTTGTCCAGACCTCAAATCTGTGCCAGAGAGGTTGCTACAAAACAATGCACATGTTCTTCAGAAAGTGAAGATTTCACATTGCCAGAAGCTTGAAACAATTTTTCGAAGTGAAGGAAGAGAGGGATATCCCATTCCCCTAGTCTTTCCATCTCTTCAATCCTTGGAAATAGAGAAATGTCCTTCTGTTAAGCCTTTACTGGACATACAGGGAATGACTTCTCTTCAAAAGTTGGAATTGAAAGACTTTGCAGAATTGAAGTCATTACCAGAGGGGTTGCAGCAGCTCACTATGCTTGAGAGTCTACGCATGGGTCGGTTTCCAGAGGGGATGGATTATATCAAAGGGGAAGAGGATCTCCAACACCCTGTCTCCCTTCGATGCCGAAGACTTATTGGCTGGCCTCAGCACAAGAATCTCCGAGACCAACTTAAGCACCTCACTAAGCTAACATAA
- the LOC122083962 gene encoding uncharacterized protein LOC122083962, which yields MAINSESCHSFHCYQIKSKRRRRVREEEEEGSKGSTYPSKMEYQGQLGKSQSCYFGGKLWLTGQMHMQYLVFGAIGPITLEKKELPHVQGFSAWDRHQYWSLLISIQIGP from the exons ATGGCTATAAATAGTGAATCTTGCCATTCATTTCATTGCTACCaaattaaaagtaaaagaaggagaagagtaagggaggaggaagaagaggggagcaAGGGGAGCACCTACCCATCGAAG ATGGAATACCAAGGTCAACTGGGCAAGAGCCAGTCATGTTATTTTGGTGGTAAGCTTTGGTTGACAGGACAAATGCATATGCAATATCTTGTGTTTGGGGCCATTGGACCAATTACATTGGAGAAGAAG GAGCTACCTCATGTGCAGGGTTTTAGTGCATGGGATCGGCATCAGTATTGGTCGCTGCTGATATCGATACAGATAGGACCATAA
- the LOC122083960 gene encoding B3 domain-containing transcription factor FUS3-like isoform X1 yields MQGDKIDDESDRIEGSHELLEVDLVAATSFGANRKKRMARQRRVNLLNPPFASLPTSNSHVPAHSQLQDRLTPPEIDARRLRFLLQKELRNSDVSSLGRMVLPKRAAEAYLPALDAKEGFPIDMNDMNGQRVWNFKYRFWPNNNSRMYVLENTGEFVRAHGLQSGDFIMLYKDEQSQKYVIRARKSWDQDILCDYTMNDLFDINTYNDRSVPDIEVNKSSYLPVNVATGDDPCMSLLGDNTFFDEFPLTFSGEPVLDYPRLEPITSFGSVDNVSFDDFL; encoded by the exons ATGCAGGGAGACAAGATCGACGATGAGTCGGATCGGATCGAAGGGAGTCATGAGCTCCTCGAAGTCGATCTCGTTGCTGCCACCAGTTTCGGAGCCAATCGAAAGAAAAGGATGGCAAGACAGAGGCGAGTTAACCTCCTCAACCCGCCTTTTGCCTCACTACCCACCTCGAACTCTCACGTGCCCGCTCATTCTCAGCTTCAGGACCGTCTCACTCCTCCG GAAATTGATGCAAGGAGGTTGAGGTTCCTCCTTCAAAAGGAGCTTCGAAACAGTGACGTGAGCTCCCTTGGGAGAATGGTACTTCCAAAA AGAGCAGCAGAAGCTTATCTCCCAGCCCTTGATGCTAAGGAAGGTTTCCCCATCGACATGAACGATATGAATGGTCAACGAGTGTGGAACTTCAAATATAG GTTTTGGCCCAATAACAATAGTCGAATGTATGTTCTCGAGAACACTG GGGAGTTTGTAAGGGCTCATGGCTTGCAATCTGGAGACTTCATTATGCTGTATAAAGATGAACAAAGCCAGAAATAT GTTATTCGAGCTCGGAAATCTTGGGATCAAGACATTTTATGTGATTACACAATGAATGACTTATTCGATATCAACACTTACAATGATCGCTCTGTTCCTGACATTGAGGTAAACAAATCTAGTTACCTCCCAGTAAATGTAGCCACAGGGGATGATCCATGCATGTCACTCCTTGGTGACAACACCTTCTTCGATGAATTCCCGTTAACTTTTTCAGGTGAACCAGTGCTAGACTACCCAAGGCTTGAGCCAATAACAAGCTTTGGATCTGTCGATAATGTATCTTTCGATGACTTCTTATAA
- the LOC122084562 gene encoding putative disease resistance protein RGA3 isoform X2 has protein sequence MQSKKEHEWSAMEQGKVWTLLEDSSSGIMPILKLSYDHLPSHLKRCFSYCSVFPKDYTFDKRKLIQLWMAEGFLGTKRMEDVGNEYFNILLWNSFFQDAEKEKHEDIVLTCKMHDLVHDLAQFVGKLEYSPMEANNVEDISDEVRGLSLFLDDDDDKFELEFPEESLKKAKKLRTLIFTSQFKYPLVSNDMLVKFQSLRVLGLSNCSISNLPSSIRKLKHLTYLYLSDNPIDVLPESVTTLYNLQTLKLQNCNSLRELPKEMSKMVSLRHIELSDRNDDYIRMPNELGRLTNQQTLRRFIVGEDLGCNIKQLKCLNNLRGELTIS, from the coding sequence ATGCAATCCAAAAAAGAGCATGAGTGGTCGGCTATGGAGCAAGGTAAAGTTTGGACTTTACTAGAGGATAGTAGTAGTGGAATTATGCCCATATTAAAATTAAGTTATGATCATCTGCCATCACATTTGAAACGTTGTTTTTCGTATTGTTCAGTATTTCCTAAGGATTATACAtttgataaaagaaaattgatacAATTATGGATGGCAGAGGGATTCCTTGGAACCAAACGAATGGAGGATGTTGGCAATGAATATTTCAATATCTTATTGTGGAACTCTTTCTTTCAAGATGCGGAGAAGGAAAAACATGAAGATATAGTACTGACATGCAAGATGCATGATCTTGTACATGATCTTGCACaatttgttggaaagcttgaGTATTCCCCTATGGAAGCCAATAATGTGGAAGACATTTCTGATGAAGTTCGTGGTTTGTCActttttttggatgatgatgatgataaattTGAATTGGAATTTCCGGAAGAATCCTTGAAGAAGGCAAAGAAATTACGGACACTAATATTTACTTCACAGTTCAAATATCCTTTGGTCTCAAATGACATGTTGGTGAAATTCCAAAGCTTGCGTGTGTTGGGATTAAGTAATTGTTCGATTTCTAACTTGCCTTCttcaataagaaaattgaaaCATTTAACGTACCTTTACCTCTCAGATAATCCAATTGATGTGTTGCCTGAGTCTGTCACTACCCTCTACAATTTACAGACATTAAAACTTCAAAATTGCAATAGTCTCCGAGAACTTCCCAAGGAAATGAGTAAGATGGTTAGCCTGAGACATATCGAACTATCTGATCGGAATGATGACTACATTCGGATGCCAAATGAGTTGGGGAGATTGACTAATCAACAGACATTAAGAAGATTTATTGTAGGCGAAGATCTAGGATGCAATATTAAACAGCTGAAGTGCTTGAATAATCTCAGAGGAGAATTGACCATATCTTAA
- the LOC122083960 gene encoding B3 domain-containing transcription factor FUS3-like isoform X2: MQGDKIDDESDRIEGSHELLEVDLVAATSFGANRKKRMARQRRVNLLNPPFASLPTSNSHVPAHSQLQDRLTPPAREIDARRLRFLLQKELRNSDVSSLGRMRAAEAYLPALDAKEGFPIDMNDMNGQRVWNFKYRFWPNNNSRMYVLENTGEFVRAHGLQSGDFIMLYKDEQSQKYVIRARKSWDQDILCDYTMNDLFDINTYNDRSVPDIEVNKSSYLPVNVATGDDPCMSLLGDNTFFDEFPLTFSGEPVLDYPRLEPITSFGSVDNVSFDDFL; this comes from the exons ATGCAGGGAGACAAGATCGACGATGAGTCGGATCGGATCGAAGGGAGTCATGAGCTCCTCGAAGTCGATCTCGTTGCTGCCACCAGTTTCGGAGCCAATCGAAAGAAAAGGATGGCAAGACAGAGGCGAGTTAACCTCCTCAACCCGCCTTTTGCCTCACTACCCACCTCGAACTCTCACGTGCCCGCTCATTCTCAGCTTCAGGACCGTCTCACTCCTCCGGCACGT GAAATTGATGCAAGGAGGTTGAGGTTCCTCCTTCAAAAGGAGCTTCGAAACAGTGACGTGAGCTCCCTTGGGAGAATG AGAGCAGCAGAAGCTTATCTCCCAGCCCTTGATGCTAAGGAAGGTTTCCCCATCGACATGAACGATATGAATGGTCAACGAGTGTGGAACTTCAAATATAG GTTTTGGCCCAATAACAATAGTCGAATGTATGTTCTCGAGAACACTG GGGAGTTTGTAAGGGCTCATGGCTTGCAATCTGGAGACTTCATTATGCTGTATAAAGATGAACAAAGCCAGAAATAT GTTATTCGAGCTCGGAAATCTTGGGATCAAGACATTTTATGTGATTACACAATGAATGACTTATTCGATATCAACACTTACAATGATCGCTCTGTTCCTGACATTGAGGTAAACAAATCTAGTTACCTCCCAGTAAATGTAGCCACAGGGGATGATCCATGCATGTCACTCCTTGGTGACAACACCTTCTTCGATGAATTCCCGTTAACTTTTTCAGGTGAACCAGTGCTAGACTACCCAAGGCTTGAGCCAATAACAAGCTTTGGATCTGTCGATAATGTATCTTTCGATGACTTCTTATAA